A single region of the Pirellulales bacterium genome encodes:
- a CDS encoding SpoIIE family protein phosphatase: MAVLKVLKGLNPGQVFSLDDERSVLGRHPDCTIVLDEGAVSRQHAQIVRVGEDFFVEDLHSRNGTLLNGALVEGRQLLSDTDKVKICDWLFSFHEDRLPAIESSEPAGFSLGPDVGQAFAPHTMLVDEDQATSTIMSKLDLSSGESGLRMSIKPEAKLRALLEITLSLGSALKLDEVLGRILDGLFKIFVQADRGFIVLAEPGGPLVPKAVKQRGGDTGETIRISRTIVRRVMESREAILSADAASDERFDMSQSIADFRIRSMMCAPLLDGAGESLGVLQIDTLDQRSRFRQEDLDVLASVARQAAIAVENAQLHAATLKQQAMQRDLELAHKVQQGFLPAAPPRIGGYDFFDFYEPANLLGGDYYDYVQLGENRVAVIVADVAGKGIPAALLVAKLSAEIRFALASETDPALAVARMNASFIRGGWEDRFVTLIVAVLDTERNVVQIVNAGHMPPYLRHRDRRVEAIGGDAAGLPIGVDVDFDYEMVAVPLRSGDSLTFFTDGISEAMNAENELYGLERLEVQLHETTSDGITSIGRGVLDDVKKFVGRTPQRDDMCLVCFGRS; the protein is encoded by the coding sequence ATGGCCGTGTTGAAGGTGCTCAAAGGGCTCAATCCAGGTCAGGTCTTTTCGCTCGATGACGAGCGGTCGGTCCTGGGCCGGCATCCCGATTGCACTATTGTGCTCGACGAAGGGGCTGTCAGTCGGCAGCATGCGCAGATCGTGCGCGTCGGCGAGGACTTTTTCGTCGAGGACTTGCACAGTCGCAACGGCACGCTGCTCAATGGCGCGTTGGTCGAAGGGCGGCAACTGCTCAGCGACACCGACAAGGTGAAGATCTGCGACTGGCTGTTCAGCTTTCACGAAGATCGCCTACCGGCGATCGAATCGTCCGAGCCAGCCGGGTTCAGTCTGGGGCCCGACGTGGGACAGGCCTTTGCCCCGCACACGATGCTCGTCGACGAGGACCAGGCCACCTCGACGATCATGTCCAAGCTCGACCTGTCGAGCGGCGAATCGGGCCTCCGCATGTCGATCAAGCCCGAGGCTAAGCTGCGGGCCCTGCTCGAAATCACCTTGAGCCTGGGCTCGGCGCTCAAGCTCGACGAAGTGCTGGGGCGCATTCTCGACGGCCTGTTCAAGATCTTCGTCCAGGCGGATCGCGGGTTCATCGTGCTGGCCGAGCCGGGGGGACCGCTCGTTCCCAAGGCGGTCAAGCAGCGCGGCGGCGACACGGGCGAGACGATTCGCATCAGTCGCACGATCGTACGCCGCGTCATGGAATCGCGCGAGGCCATTCTGTCGGCCGACGCCGCCAGCGACGAACGCTTCGACATGAGCCAGAGCATCGCCGATTTCCGCATCCGCTCGATGATGTGCGCGCCCCTCTTGGATGGCGCCGGCGAGTCGTTGGGCGTGCTGCAGATCGACACGCTCGACCAGCGGAGCCGCTTCCGGCAAGAGGATCTCGACGTGTTGGCCAGCGTGGCGCGCCAGGCGGCCATCGCGGTCGAAAACGCGCAGTTGCACGCCGCCACCCTCAAGCAGCAGGCGATGCAGCGCGACTTGGAGCTCGCGCACAAGGTGCAGCAGGGCTTCCTGCCCGCGGCGCCTCCCCGCATCGGCGGCTACGACTTCTTCGACTTCTACGAGCCGGCGAATCTACTCGGCGGCGACTACTACGATTATGTCCAACTGGGCGAAAACCGCGTGGCGGTGATCGTGGCCGACGTGGCCGGCAAGGGCATTCCAGCCGCCCTGCTGGTGGCGAAGCTTTCGGCCGAGATTCGCTTTGCCCTGGCCAGCGAGACCGATCCCGCGCTGGCCGTCGCGCGCATGAACGCCAGCTTCATTCGCGGCGGTTGGGAAGACCGCTTCGTGACGTTGATCGTGGCCGTGCTCGACACGGAACGCAACGTGGTGCAGATCGTCAACGCCGGCCATATGCCCCCTTACCTGCGACATCGAGATCGGCGCGTCGAGGCGATCGGCGGAGACGCCGCCGGCTTGCCGATCGGCGTCGATGTCGACTTCGATTATGAGATGGTCGCCGTGCCGCTGCGCTCGGGAGATTCGCTGACCTTCTTTACCGACGGCATCAGCGAGGCGATGAACGCCGAGAACGAGCTGTACGGGCTCGAACGGCTCGAAGTCCAATTGCACGAGACGACCAGCGACGGCATCACTTCCATCGGCCGCGGCGTGCTCGACGACGTGAAGAAGTTCGTCG
- a CDS encoding pyridoxal phosphate-dependent aminotransferase — protein sequence MPPKVSRIVQALEPSATLAMAAKAKELKATGKTVYDFSVGEPDFTTPEHICAAAVAAMKAGHTHYTVASGIPELKAAVVKQYEEAHGIAYKPSQVVVSNGAKHSLHNVFTVLCDPGDEVIIPAPYWVSYAELVKLAGGVPVIVETEESHDFKLTPAAFKAAITPRTKVLLICSPSNPTGSMYTHNELAQLADIVLDHDLTVVSDEIYERLIYGGAVFTSFPNVRPGLQDRTVLVNGVSKTYAMTGWRIGWTISPQNLATAMADLQSQETSNPSSISQYAAVAALEGSQQCVVDMLGEFSKRRDFVAERIKSIQGLSCPCMSGAFYAFINIKAHLGRKYNGTPVNNSTDWCLTLLAQQNVSTVMGSAFGAEGYARVSFATSLPQLEAGFDRIEAFLKSPA from the coding sequence ATGCCTCCCAAGGTCTCGCGGATCGTTCAGGCGCTCGAACCCTCGGCCACGCTGGCCATGGCCGCCAAGGCCAAGGAGCTCAAGGCGACGGGCAAAACGGTCTACGACTTCAGCGTCGGCGAGCCCGACTTCACCACGCCCGAGCACATCTGCGCCGCCGCGGTCGCCGCGATGAAAGCCGGCCACACGCATTACACCGTGGCCAGCGGCATTCCCGAGTTGAAGGCCGCCGTCGTCAAGCAGTACGAAGAGGCGCATGGCATCGCCTACAAGCCGAGTCAGGTGGTAGTGTCGAACGGCGCCAAGCACTCGCTGCACAACGTCTTCACCGTGCTGTGCGATCCGGGGGACGAGGTGATCATTCCCGCGCCGTACTGGGTCAGCTACGCCGAGCTGGTCAAGCTGGCCGGGGGCGTGCCGGTGATCGTCGAGACGGAAGAATCGCACGACTTCAAGCTCACGCCGGCCGCGTTCAAGGCCGCCATCACGCCGCGCACCAAGGTCCTGCTGATTTGCTCGCCGTCGAATCCCACCGGCAGCATGTACACGCACAACGAACTGGCACAACTGGCCGACATCGTGTTGGATCACGATCTGACCGTCGTCTCGGACGAGATCTACGAGCGTCTGATCTACGGCGGCGCGGTTTTCACCAGCTTTCCGAACGTGCGTCCCGGTCTGCAGGATCGCACCGTGCTCGTCAACGGCGTGAGCAAGACCTACGCCATGACGGGCTGGCGCATCGGGTGGACGATCTCGCCGCAGAATCTCGCCACTGCCATGGCTGACTTGCAGAGCCAGGAGACGTCGAACCCGTCGAGCATCAGCCAGTATGCCGCCGTCGCGGCACTCGAAGGTTCGCAACAGTGCGTCGTCGACATGCTGGGCGAGTTCTCGAAGCGACGCGACTTCGTGGCCGAGCGCATCAAGAGCATCCAGGGGCTAAGCTGCCCCTGCATGTCGGGCGCGTTTTATGCCTTCATCAACATCAAGGCGCATCTCGGACGCAAGTACAACGGCACGCCGGTCAACAACTCGACCGATTGGTGCCTCACGCTGCTGGCCCAACAGAATGTGTCGACCGTGATGGGCTCCGCATTCGGCGCCGAGGGCTACGCCCGGGTCTCCTTCGCCACGAGCCTGCCACAACTCGAGGCCGGCTTCGATCGCATCGAGGCGTTTCTCAAGAGTCCCGCCTGA
- a CDS encoding DinB family protein, which produces MNAHDAIRTAHALSTTVIKTYLDDLTDAELLKRPHPDCNHLAWQLGHLIASSHDLLEAVRPSAAAALPAGFAEAHNKTTIAENDPAKFSSKQEYLKLWDEAEAAVLAALDKLSAEDLDQPSPEHFRSMFPTVGHVFLLIANHGLMHSGQFVPVRRALGKPVKI; this is translated from the coding sequence ATGAACGCCCACGATGCCATACGCACGGCGCATGCCCTGAGCACGACCGTGATCAAGACATACCTCGACGATTTGACGGACGCGGAGTTGCTCAAACGTCCGCACCCCGACTGCAACCACTTGGCCTGGCAGTTGGGACACTTGATCGCGTCATCTCACGACTTGCTGGAAGCGGTCCGTCCCAGCGCCGCCGCGGCCTTGCCCGCCGGCTTCGCCGAGGCACATAACAAGACGACGATCGCCGAGAACGACCCGGCAAAATTCTCCTCGAAACAGGAGTACTTGAAGTTGTGGGACGAGGCGGAAGCGGCTGTCCTGGCAGCGCTCGACAAGCTCTCCGCCGAGGATCTCGACCAGCCCAGCCCGGAGCATTTTCGCTCCATGTTTCCGACGGTGGGGCACGTCTTCCTGTTGATCGCCAACCACGGCCTGATGCACTCCGGCCAATTCGTCCCCGTCCGCCGCGCGCTCGGCAAGCCGGTCAAGATTTAG
- the mdh gene encoding malate dehydrogenase, which yields MRRAKISIIGAGNVGATCAHWCAAAELGDVVLLDIPQTGDMPKGKALDLMQASPIVGFDSNVVGTNSYDDTAGSDVVVITAGLPRKPGMSRDDLLSTNAKIVAAVTTEVKRTSPDSIIIVVSNPLDAMVQRAFQVSGFPPARVLGQAGVLDTARYRTFLAMELGVSVEDVQALLMGGHGDTMVPLPSCTSVGGIPVTQLISEKRLAEIVERTANGGAEIVGLLKTGSAYYAPAAATAQMVEAIVRDKKRLIPCAAYCDKEYGVGGYYVGVPVVLGKGGVERIIELQLGETEKAKFQQSVTAVRELVKRMGELGGE from the coding sequence ATGCGTCGTGCGAAGATCTCGATCATTGGCGCCGGAAACGTCGGCGCGACCTGCGCTCACTGGTGCGCCGCCGCCGAACTGGGGGACGTCGTCCTGCTGGACATTCCGCAGACCGGCGACATGCCCAAGGGCAAGGCGCTCGACCTGATGCAGGCCTCGCCGATCGTGGGTTTCGACTCGAACGTCGTCGGCACGAACAGCTACGACGACACCGCCGGCAGTGACGTGGTGGTGATTACTGCCGGTCTGCCTCGCAAGCCGGGTATGAGCCGCGACGATCTGCTGAGCACGAACGCCAAGATCGTGGCCGCCGTGACCACCGAGGTGAAACGCACCAGCCCCGATTCGATCATCATCGTGGTGAGCAATCCGCTCGACGCCATGGTGCAGCGGGCCTTCCAGGTCAGCGGTTTTCCGCCGGCACGCGTGCTGGGCCAGGCGGGCGTGCTCGATACGGCCCGTTATCGCACCTTCCTGGCCATGGAGTTGGGGGTCAGCGTCGAGGACGTGCAGGCCCTGCTGATGGGTGGCCATGGCGATACGATGGTCCCGCTCCCCAGTTGCACCTCGGTAGGGGGTATTCCCGTTACCCAGTTGATCAGCGAGAAGCGGCTGGCCGAGATCGTCGAACGGACCGCCAACGGCGGGGCCGAGATCGTGGGGCTGCTCAAGACGGGGAGTGCCTACTACGCCCCGGCGGCCGCCACGGCCCAGATGGTCGAGGCGATCGTCCGCGATAAGAAGCGGCTGATCCCCTGCGCGGCCTACTGCGACAAGGAATACGGCGTCGGCGGATATTACGTCGGCGTGCCGGTCGTGCTGGGCAAGGGGGGGGTCGAACGGATCATCGAGCTCCAGCTCGGCGAGACCGAAAAGGCGAAATTCCAGCAGAGCGTCACGGCCGTCCGAGAGCTGGTGAAGCGGATGGGAGAGCTTGGGGGGGAGTAG